In Erigeron canadensis isolate Cc75 chromosome 1, C_canadensis_v1, whole genome shotgun sequence, a single window of DNA contains:
- the LOC122604386 gene encoding protein SRC2-like — MEFRTLDITLISAKDLKKVTLIGKMDVYAVVSISGTSSKPQKLKTHVHQDSGPDPTWNFPMKFIINEAEALQNRLTLVVDIKHEGTLGGKDIGQALVPIKDLLDGVSKDGKSEEFVSYQVRTSSGKPKGNLNLKYKFGEKYTEKVQEHVVTAYPAGMAVGSSSAGYQPPYPPQAGGYPPAGTYPPAGYAPPPQAGYAYNQQPGYGYPPPPPQGYGGYPPPQPGYGYPPVQQAQKPKKNGGMGMGLGAGLLGGALGGLLIADIASDAAGGCGGGCGGGCGGL, encoded by the coding sequence ATGGAGTTCAGAACTTTAGACATTACTCTAATTTCCGCAAAAGATCTCAAAAAAGTCACTCTCATCGGTAAAATGGACGTCTATGCAGTCGTATCGATTTCGGGCACTTCAAGCAAGCCACAAAAGCTCAAAACACATGTTCATCAAGACAGCGGGCCTGATCCTACGTGGAATTTTCCCATGAAGTTTATTATAAATGAAGCCGAGGCGTTACAAAACCGGCTTACgcttgttgttgatatcaagcaTGAGGGGACGCTTGGCGGCAAGGATATTGGACAAGCACTCGTTCCGATTAAAGATTTGCTCGATGGAGTATCGAAAGATGGGAAATCCGAAGAGTTCGTTAGTTATCAAGTGAGAACGTCTTCCGGGAAGCCGAAAGGGAATTTGAATTTGAAGTATAAGTTTGGGGAAAAGTATACGGAGAAAGTGCAGGAGCATGTTGTTACGGCTTATCCTGCTGGTATGGCGGTTGGATCCAGTTCTGCCGGATATCAACCGCCATATCCTCCTCAAGCAGGAGGGTATCCACCGGCTGGTACATATCCTCCCGCTGGATATGCGCCTCCACCTCAAGCTGGATACGCATATAATCAACAACCGGGTTACGGTTACCCACCACCCCCACCTCAGGGGTACGGTGGCTACCCTCCCCCACAACCTGGATACGGGTATCCACCGGTTCAACAGGCACAAAAGCCAAAGAAGAATGGTGGTATGGGTATGGGGTTGGGAGCTGGTTTACTAGGAGGAGCACTTGGTGGGCTTTTGATTGCCGATATCGCTTCCGATGCTGctggtggttgtggtggtggttgcGGCGGTGGCTGTGGTGGTCTTTGA